The Nonlabens sp. YIK11 genomic interval TTGGTCGAGAAGCAAAGATCAGGCAAGAATTCACCTGAACTCGTAGAGGAGGCACTCAATCTATTGTTCGATAAATATAACTTTAAAGGTTTAAACATCTAAACCTTTAATTATTTAAATATTTATTTGGATTATTAGAGCAACGTTTTGTTTTAAATTTTGAAAACCACTTAAATTCGCTATGTGGGCGTAATTTTTTTTAATTTTTTGTGGAACATGGATCTCCAGCAAAAAATAAAATGGTGTGAGGTATTCAATTCCTGTAGCATATTTATCTAAGGGTTACCAAATTATTTACCTGAGAATGTTTTTGAGATAACATCACAATTTCCTTGGCCAGAATAAACTCATAAACGGATTTAAAGAATATACCTCACATTCAGGGCAAATGTGGCCATTTTTACTTGCCAACAACGCAACTATTTTATAATATTCATCCCTATTGCTTACAAACCAATCCCTATTCCTTAAACAATCGTTACATTTTCCCTCTATTTTATATGACCCAACGTGTTTCAACTGTTCTAAAAATTTTTATGTTGTGCTCTTTATCGCTACCAAATAACTCTTCAATAGAATATTTAAATTTCCCAGATTCTATGATCCAGTAATCTCTACTCAGACTCTTTAATTCTTTTGAGATCTTTTTGTTTTCAACTTCGTAATACATGGAAATATTTTAAGGTTAGTGCAGTGTTTTAAGGTTACAAATATACTGTGTGTTCTTTAGACCTTGGTCATGAATGCAATTAACCGAAAAACAGATAAGGGAGATCAAGATAAAATCACCACTCATGGTCGGTGAGCTGCTAAAAAGGTTGCGTAAAAGCAAGAATCTTACCCAAATTGAACTAGGGTCGTTGGTCCTTATGGATCGTCAGTATATTTATAAACTGGAATCTGGCAGAGTAGCACCAAATATTTCCACATTGGTAATTCTGGTTACCGCCATGGATAGTGACCTGAGAGACTTGTTCGATTTATCAAAACCTTAGTTTTGATACATGGAGCGCTCCAAAAGTCTTGTTCAGAATCATATTTTATTCTTTGCCTAGCTGTCGATTCAAGTCTTACATGCGGTTTTTCATCGAGATCTCTTTTAGCCACTTCTATCATATTTTTAACA includes:
- a CDS encoding helix-turn-helix domain-containing protein, coding for MQLTEKQIREIKIKSPLMVGELLKRLRKSKNLTQIELGSLVLMDRQYIYKLESGRVAPNISTLVILVTAMDSDLRDLFDLSKP